The nucleotide window CGCCGTGCCCGGAGAAGTCCACCGACAACAGGCTGTTGCCGCCCGAAGTGGTCAACACTGCATCGCCTGCCGCACCGGTGAACGAATTCACGAAGTGCAGGCCCGCACCGTTGGTGATGCCGGTCAGGTCAATCTTGTCCAGGCCACTGACGAAATCGAGGATCTGGTCGACGGCACCTGGCTTGGAATCGCTGCTGGCCGCGAACACGAAGGTGTCCGAACCCGAGCCGCCCCACAGCTTGTCGGCACCGCCCGCGCCGTAGAGGATGTCGTTGCCGGCACCGCCCTTCAGCTCGTTGGACACGCTGTTACCGATCAACAGGTCGCTGCCCGAACCGCCAACCGCGTTCTCGACGGTGACGCCCTTGGCGATGGACACGTTGCCCACCAGGCCGCCAACGTCGGAGAACGAGGCTTCATTGAGGTTGATCTTCTGGTTCTGGGTGAAACCGGAGAAATCCAGGGTGTCCTTGCCGCCCGCATCCCACACCGAGAACACGACTTTATCCGACGACGAAGACGCGCTCAGGAAGTCGCGACCGGCATTGGAGTTGAAGCCGTAGGTGGTGTCACCCGTACGGGTGGTGGTGTTGGCACCGTAGAGTTTCTGGATGGCGGCGATATCGTCCATCAGCGGGCCGGAGGAATAGGCTTCCACGCCGCCCTTGCTGAAGTTCTGGTCGGTATTGCTTTCACTCCAGTAACTCATGACGCTGTAGCCGCGGGTGTCTTGCCCGTAAGTCGCGTCATTGTAGGTCGGCGTGCCTTCACCGGCGTTGTAGTCGCCGGGGTGAGCCAGGCCCAGAGAGTGACCGATTTCGTGAGTCAGGGTCTGACGGCCGTAGTTGTTCAGGTCCGGCGTCTTGTTCGGCGTGTAGCTGCTGTTGGTCAAGTACCAGGAAGTACCGTCATAACCTGCCCCTGTGCCAGGCAGATAGGCGAATGCCGCCGCGCCGTCCTGACCGCCGCTGTAGTTGCCAAAAGTCATGTGACCGTCGCCGCCAGTGGTTTTTTCAGTGAAGGTGACGTTGGCCACGTCGGCCCAGGATTGCATGGCGAGCACGGCCTGGGCTTTCTGTTGTGCATTGAACTGGCTGAACCCGGTAATGCCATGCTTGTTCATGGTGCTCGACGAGGCCGAGGTCAGGAACGTATAGGTCAGTTCGATTTTGCCGCTGCCGTCCTTGTCCTGGTAGGCAGCCCCGTCGCGCAGCAGCTGGGTAGCGGCCTCGTCGACGGAGAAGGAGGGTTTGCCATTGACCGTGAGATTGCCGCCCCGATCATACTGATGGCTGAAACTATCGATCTGGTTGTAGGCGGAACTGGGTGCAGCCAGCGCTTGCAATGGCGCAAAGGCCTGTTCGGCAAGATCAATAGCGTTGTCTTTTACTTTCGACATAAACACACTTCCTTGTTTAGCAATGGAACAGTTTTTGTCCGATACGACAATCTCTGGCGAGATCGTCCTATCACTCGCCCAATGAAGGCGTATAAAAACTGACACAATTCAAAATCAAACGTCTACGTTTTTTTTGACGTCAAATTGAACTATTCCAGACAACCCCCGTAAACAGTGCGTGCGCTGTCGAAATATTGTTTGTAGTTCAGGGTTTCAACCTGATTGTCTGACAATCTTCTATTTAAATATTAAATAGAAATAAGTTGTTTTTTGTTGAGGCGTTCTCGCTTTTCGGACCAGTTAATATAAGTGCCAGTGCATTGCCATCAACTAATTAAACGTTCAGTTAGTTGTAGTGGTGGCCAGGGACAGTGCTCCGTGACTACACGGGAAAATACCGGCACCGCGCGTCACATTTCCCGCAGCCGAAACGGGCCTCAGACCATCCTCGCCATCCCGAGCTGCTAGAATCATTACGCCTTGGCCGCTGATCAGCGCTGCCCGACCGTCCCCTTCCCTGGCTCCGTCGCAGCCTCCGAGCTGCCAAAGCCCCTGTCTCCTGATCTGGAGGTATCCCATGAGTGG belongs to Pseudomonas sp. B21-015 and includes:
- a CDS encoding serralysin family metalloprotease — encoded protein: MSKVKDNAIDLAEQAFAPLQALAAPSSAYNQIDSFSHQYDRGGNLTVNGKPSFSVDEAATQLLRDGAAYQDKDGSGKIELTYTFLTSASSSTMNKHGITGFSQFNAQQKAQAVLAMQSWADVANVTFTEKTTGGDGHMTFGNYSGGQDGAAAFAYLPGTGAGYDGTSWYLTNSSYTPNKTPDLNNYGRQTLTHEIGHSLGLAHPGDYNAGEGTPTYNDATYGQDTRGYSVMSYWSESNTDQNFSKGGVEAYSSGPLMDDIAAIQKLYGANTTTRTGDTTYGFNSNAGRDFLSASSSSDKVVFSVWDAGGKDTLDFSGFTQNQKINLNEASFSDVGGLVGNVSIAKGVTVENAVGGSGSDLLIGNSVSNELKGGAGNDILYGAGGADKLWGGSGSDTFVFAASSDSKPGAVDQILDFVSGLDKIDLTGITNGAGLHFVNSFTGAAGDAVLTTSGGNSLLSVDFSGHGVADFLVSTVGQAAYSDIVA